A single region of the Nicotiana sylvestris chromosome 6, ASM39365v2, whole genome shotgun sequence genome encodes:
- the LOC104227989 gene encoding uncharacterized protein yields MDWFSWLSKTSLDPSLVYEYALIFAHNELVQDDIAYFNHEFLQSMGISVAKHRLEILKLARKEKSKSSRNHMLWLILAIKQTKKLFTKRMKMWTTRSNSSTFALVWLRNYSSRWKEAMLKKNKRRSTAAKEETPVVVPDKRILMLTNGSPFLVQDFSDALISSSSSSHFEGFCNEEILNEIDEEIRWDAMFQNLKPT; encoded by the coding sequence ATGGACTGGTTTTCATGGCTCTCCAAAACTAGCCTCGACCCTTCTCTTGTTTATGAATATGCCCTTATTTTTGCACACAATGAGCTTGTACAAGATGACATAGCTTACTTCAACCATGAATTTCTACAAAGTATGGGCATTTCTGTGGCCAAACATAGGCTAGAAATACTTAAACTTGCTAGGAAAGAGAAGAGTAAAAGCTCAAGAAATCATATGTTATGGCTAATATTAGCCATCAAGCAAACAAAGAAACTTTTTACTAAGCGCATGAAAATGTGGACTACTCGATCAAATTCGAGTACTTTTGCCTTAGTGTGGTTGAGAAATTACAGTTCAAGATGGAAGGAAGCCATGTTGAAGAAGAATAAGAGGCGTTCGACAGCAGCTAAAGAGGAAACTCCTGTTGTTGTACCAGATAAAAGAATATTGATGCTCACAAATGGTAGTCCATTTTTGGTTCAAGATTTTTCTGATGCCTTAATTAGCAGTTCTTCTAGCTCCCATTTTGAGGGGTTTTGTAATGAAGAGATATTGAATGAGATTGATGAAGAGATTAGGTGGGATGCAATGTTTCAAAACTTGAAACCGACTTGA